One part of the Odontesthes bonariensis isolate fOdoBon6 chromosome 15, fOdoBon6.hap1, whole genome shotgun sequence genome encodes these proteins:
- the cpeb2 gene encoding cytoplasmic polyadenylation element-binding protein 2 isoform X3 has product MQDEPVGVTTTQLPPSTEEEDRGIDTVRHSARQPNQTDNQLSSFTSDYSHLNQKIAFPAFDREPFCPTQSLRDLQHSRKIHQQLSQHTGFIPAELPPPQGHFSHLPQRQPFSKPNRSVADPCGSPVEEAEADAASPSPSSVNINKIQMDSPITHHLNNGNGSSSTGNMLSGGLGAAFPNLPSQEMQSASGGSSSPSLPGFGTPWSVQTSSSPPPVPNSINPIHANAINQMPSTDSENSFYPGVPSSINPAFFQSFSPVSANPCAGINVQGFSGPFSPQINVPQQPQSRRSPVSPQMHPQQGAFLQQRNNYNQHQPMVKPSPWGSHQGNGWGSGGMSWGRDHRRGSGMGVPGSVSHVSPLKKPFSSNVIAPPKFPRSGGTLGPKAWLEENMFRTDSNSNSLLPLQDRSRMYDSLNMHSLESSLIDIMRAEQDPMKGRVGCPNPGADGLLMLNARSYGRRRGRSSLFPIDDNLLDDGHSNQGVPGVLGSPNCYPHQNGERIERFSRKVFVGGLPPDIDEDEITSSFRRFGHLVVDWPHKAESKSYFPPKGYAFLLFQEESSVQALIEACMEEDGKLYLCVSSPTIKDKPVQIRPWNLSDSDFVMDGSQPLDPRKTIFVGGVPRPLRAIELAMIMDRLYGGVCYAGIDTDPELKYPKGAGRVAFSNQQSYIAAISARFVQLQHGDIDKRVEVKPYVLDDQLCDECQGARCGGKFAPFFCANVTCLQYYCEFCWANIHSRAGREFHKPLVKEGADRPRQIHFRWN; this is encoded by the exons ATGCAGGATGAGCCTGTGGGGGTGACAACCACGCAGTTACCCCCGTCAACCGAAGAAGAGGACCGCGGCATCGACACGGTCAGACATTCTGCAAGGCAACCGAACCAAACCGACAACCAGCTGAGCTCGTTCACGTCGGATTACAGCCACCTAAACCAGAAGATAGCTTTCCCTGCTTTTGATCGAGAGCCTTTCTGCCCGACGCAGTCCCTCCGTGACCTTCAGCACAGCCGAAAAATACATCAGCAGTTAAGTCAGCACACTGGGTTTATCCCAGCAGAGTTGCCCCCACCCCAGGGACATTTCAGTCACCTGCCGCAGAGGCAGCCCTTCTCCAAACCCAATCGTAGCGTGGCTGACCCCTGCGGCTCTCCTGTGGAAGAGGCTGAAGCCGATGCTGCATCGCCATCGCCCTCTTCCGTAAACATAAACAAGATCCAAATGGACTCCCCCATCACCCACCATTTAAATAACGGCaatggcagcagcagcaccggCAACATGTTGTCCGGAGGTCTCGGCGCCGCTTTCCCGAACCTCCCCAGCCAGGAGATGCAGAGCGCCAGCGGGGGCTCGTCCTCACCTTCGCTCCCCGGGTTCGGCACCCCTTGGTCCGTCCAGACCAGCTCCTCACCCCCACCAGTGCCCAACTCTATCAATCCCATCCACGCGAACGCCATCAACCAGATGCCCAGCACGGACTCTGAGAACAGCTTCTATCCAGGTGTCCCTTCCTCCATCAACCCGGCCTTCTTCCAGAGTTTTTCGCCGGTGTCAGCTAATCCGTGCGCCGGGATTAATGTGCAGGGCTTCAGCGGTCCTTTCTCGCCTCAGATAAATGTCCCTCAGCAGCCGCAGAGTCGCAGGTCCCCGGTCAGTCCCCAGATGCACCCCCAGCAGGGCGCCTTCCTGCAGCAGAGGAACAATTACAACCAACACCAG CCCATGGTGAAGCCGTCTCCGTGGGGCAGTCACCAGGGGAACGGCTGGGGCTCCGGTGGGATGTCTTGGGGCAGGGACCACCGCAGAGGGAGCGGCATGGGTGTACCCGGCTCGGTCAGTCACGTCTCGCCCCTGAAGAAGCCCTTCTCCAGCAACGTCATCGCCCCGCCCAAGTTCCCACGCTCCGGAGGGACGCTGGGGCCCAAGGCCTGGTTAGAGGAGAACATGTTCCGCACAGACAGCAACAGCAACTCCTTGTTGCCCCTGCAG GACCGCTCCCGAATGTACGACAGTCTGAACATGCACTCCCTGGAGAGCTCTCTGATCGACATCATGCGAGCCGAGCAGGATCCGATGAAAG GCCGTGTGGGATGCCCTAACCCAGGGGCTGACGGCCTTCTCATGCTCAATG CCAGGAGCTATGGGAGACGTCGAG GCCGCTCCTCCCTCTTTCCTATTGATGACAATCTCCTCGATGATGGCCACAGCAACCAAGGTGTCCCAGGAGTTCTTGGCTCCCCTAACTGTTACCCCCACCAAAACGGGGAACGCATCGAGCGTTTCTCTCGTAAGGTGTTTGTGGGAGGTTTGCCTCCTGACATAGACGAAG ATGAAATCACCTCAAGCTTCCGTCGCTTTGGTCACCTGGTGGTTGACTGGCCACACAAAGCAGAGAGCAAATCCTATTTTCCACCGAAAG GATATGCATTCCTGCTGTTCCAGGAGGAGAGCTCAGTGCAGGCTCTGATTGAGGCCTGCATGGAGGAGGACGGGAAGCTCTACCTGTGTGTCTCCAGCCCCACTATCAAGGACAAACCC GTACAAATTAGACCTTGGAACCTCAGTGACAGTGATTTTGTGATGGACGGATCTCAGCCCCTCGATCCTCGCAAGACCATCTTTGTGGGAGGTGTCCCTCGCCCCCTGAGAGCAA TTGAGCTGGCCATGATTATGGATCGCCTCTATGGTGGAGTGTGCTACGCAGGAATCGACACAGATCCGGAGCTCAAGTACCCCAAGGGGGCGGGACGCGTGGCCTTCTCCAATCAGCAGAGTTACATCGCTGCCATTAGCGCCAGATTCGTCCAGCTGCAGCATGGCGACATTGATAAGCGG gtggaggtgaagcccTACGTCTTGGACGACCAGCTGTGTGATGAGTGCCAGGGTGCACGCTGCGGTGGCAAATTTGCTCCCTTTTTCTGCGCTAATGTCACCTGCCTTCAGTACTACTGCGAGTTCTGCTGGGCCAACATCCACTCCCGCGCGGGACGAGAGTTTCACAAGCCCCTGGTCAAAGAGGGCGCCGACCGGCCCCGCCAGATTCACTTCCGCTGGAACTAG
- the cpeb2 gene encoding cytoplasmic polyadenylation element-binding protein 2 isoform X2 — MQDEPVGVTTTQLPPSTEEEDRGIDTVRHSARQPNQTDNQLSSFTSDYSHLNQKIAFPAFDREPFCPTQSLRDLQHSRKIHQQLSQHTGFIPAELPPPQGHFSHLPQRQPFSKPNRSVADPCGSPVEEAEADAASPSPSSVNINKIQMDSPITHHLNNGNGSSSTGNMLSGGLGAAFPNLPSQEMQSASGGSSSPSLPGFGTPWSVQTSSSPPPVPNSINPIHANAINQMPSTDSENSFYPGVPSSINPAFFQSFSPVSANPCAGINVQGFSGPFSPQINVPQQPQSRRSPVSPQMHPQQGAFLQQRNNYNQHQPMVKPSPWGSHQGNGWGSGGMSWGRDHRRGSGMGVPGSVSHVSPLKKPFSSNVIAPPKFPRSGGTLGPKAWLEENMFRTDSNSNSLLPLQDRSRMYDSLNMHSLESSLIDIMRAEQDPMKARSYGRRRGRSSLFPIDDNLLDDGHSNQGVPGVLGSPNCYPHQNGERIERFSRKVFVGGLPPDIDEDEITSSFRRFGHLVVDWPHKAESKSYFPPKGYAFLLFQEESSVQALIEACMEEDGKLYLCVSSPTIKDKPVQIRPWNLSDSDFVMDGSQPLDPRKTIFVGGVPRPLRAIELAMIMDRLYGGVCYAGIDTDPELKYPKGAGRVAFSNQQSYIAAISARFVQLQHGDIDKRVEVKPYVLDDQLCDECQGARCGGKFAPFFCANVTCLQYYCEFCWANIHSRAGREFHKPLVKEGADRPRQIHFRWN, encoded by the exons ATGCAGGATGAGCCTGTGGGGGTGACAACCACGCAGTTACCCCCGTCAACCGAAGAAGAGGACCGCGGCATCGACACGGTCAGACATTCTGCAAGGCAACCGAACCAAACCGACAACCAGCTGAGCTCGTTCACGTCGGATTACAGCCACCTAAACCAGAAGATAGCTTTCCCTGCTTTTGATCGAGAGCCTTTCTGCCCGACGCAGTCCCTCCGTGACCTTCAGCACAGCCGAAAAATACATCAGCAGTTAAGTCAGCACACTGGGTTTATCCCAGCAGAGTTGCCCCCACCCCAGGGACATTTCAGTCACCTGCCGCAGAGGCAGCCCTTCTCCAAACCCAATCGTAGCGTGGCTGACCCCTGCGGCTCTCCTGTGGAAGAGGCTGAAGCCGATGCTGCATCGCCATCGCCCTCTTCCGTAAACATAAACAAGATCCAAATGGACTCCCCCATCACCCACCATTTAAATAACGGCaatggcagcagcagcaccggCAACATGTTGTCCGGAGGTCTCGGCGCCGCTTTCCCGAACCTCCCCAGCCAGGAGATGCAGAGCGCCAGCGGGGGCTCGTCCTCACCTTCGCTCCCCGGGTTCGGCACCCCTTGGTCCGTCCAGACCAGCTCCTCACCCCCACCAGTGCCCAACTCTATCAATCCCATCCACGCGAACGCCATCAACCAGATGCCCAGCACGGACTCTGAGAACAGCTTCTATCCAGGTGTCCCTTCCTCCATCAACCCGGCCTTCTTCCAGAGTTTTTCGCCGGTGTCAGCTAATCCGTGCGCCGGGATTAATGTGCAGGGCTTCAGCGGTCCTTTCTCGCCTCAGATAAATGTCCCTCAGCAGCCGCAGAGTCGCAGGTCCCCGGTCAGTCCCCAGATGCACCCCCAGCAGGGCGCCTTCCTGCAGCAGAGGAACAATTACAACCAACACCAG CCCATGGTGAAGCCGTCTCCGTGGGGCAGTCACCAGGGGAACGGCTGGGGCTCCGGTGGGATGTCTTGGGGCAGGGACCACCGCAGAGGGAGCGGCATGGGTGTACCCGGCTCGGTCAGTCACGTCTCGCCCCTGAAGAAGCCCTTCTCCAGCAACGTCATCGCCCCGCCCAAGTTCCCACGCTCCGGAGGGACGCTGGGGCCCAAGGCCTGGTTAGAGGAGAACATGTTCCGCACAGACAGCAACAGCAACTCCTTGTTGCCCCTGCAG GACCGCTCCCGAATGTACGACAGTCTGAACATGCACTCCCTGGAGAGCTCTCTGATCGACATCATGCGAGCCGAGCAGGATCCGATGAAAG CCAGGAGCTATGGGAGACGTCGAG GCCGCTCCTCCCTCTTTCCTATTGATGACAATCTCCTCGATGATGGCCACAGCAACCAAGGTGTCCCAGGAGTTCTTGGCTCCCCTAACTGTTACCCCCACCAAAACGGGGAACGCATCGAGCGTTTCTCTCGTAAGGTGTTTGTGGGAGGTTTGCCTCCTGACATAGACGAAG ATGAAATCACCTCAAGCTTCCGTCGCTTTGGTCACCTGGTGGTTGACTGGCCACACAAAGCAGAGAGCAAATCCTATTTTCCACCGAAAG GATATGCATTCCTGCTGTTCCAGGAGGAGAGCTCAGTGCAGGCTCTGATTGAGGCCTGCATGGAGGAGGACGGGAAGCTCTACCTGTGTGTCTCCAGCCCCACTATCAAGGACAAACCC GTACAAATTAGACCTTGGAACCTCAGTGACAGTGATTTTGTGATGGACGGATCTCAGCCCCTCGATCCTCGCAAGACCATCTTTGTGGGAGGTGTCCCTCGCCCCCTGAGAGCAA TTGAGCTGGCCATGATTATGGATCGCCTCTATGGTGGAGTGTGCTACGCAGGAATCGACACAGATCCGGAGCTCAAGTACCCCAAGGGGGCGGGACGCGTGGCCTTCTCCAATCAGCAGAGTTACATCGCTGCCATTAGCGCCAGATTCGTCCAGCTGCAGCATGGCGACATTGATAAGCGG gtggaggtgaagcccTACGTCTTGGACGACCAGCTGTGTGATGAGTGCCAGGGTGCACGCTGCGGTGGCAAATTTGCTCCCTTTTTCTGCGCTAATGTCACCTGCCTTCAGTACTACTGCGAGTTCTGCTGGGCCAACATCCACTCCCGCGCGGGACGAGAGTTTCACAAGCCCCTGGTCAAAGAGGGCGCCGACCGGCCCCGCCAGATTCACTTCCGCTGGAACTAG
- the cpeb2 gene encoding cytoplasmic polyadenylation element-binding protein 2 isoform X1 — protein MQDEPVGVTTTQLPPSTEEEDRGIDTVRHSARQPNQTDNQLSSFTSDYSHLNQKIAFPAFDREPFCPTQSLRDLQHSRKIHQQLSQHTGFIPAELPPPQGHFSHLPQRQPFSKPNRSVADPCGSPVEEAEADAASPSPSSVNINKIQMDSPITHHLNNGNGSSSTGNMLSGGLGAAFPNLPSQEMQSASGGSSSPSLPGFGTPWSVQTSSSPPPVPNSINPIHANAINQMPSTDSENSFYPGVPSSINPAFFQSFSPVSANPCAGINVQGFSGPFSPQINVPQQPQSRRSPVSPQMHPQQGAFLQQRNNYNQHQPMVKPSPWGSHQGNGWGSGGMSWGRDHRRGSGMGVPGSVSHVSPLKKPFSSNVIAPPKFPRSGGTLGPKAWLEENMFRTDSNSNSLLPLQDRSRMYDSLNMHSLESSLIDIMRAEQDPMKGRVGCPNPGADGLLMLNGRSSLFPIDDNLLDDGHSNQGVPGVLGSPNCYPHQNGERIERFSRKVFVGGLPPDIDEDEITSSFRRFGHLVVDWPHKAESKSYFPPKGYAFLLFQEESSVQALIEACMEEDGKLYLCVSSPTIKDKPVQIRPWNLSDSDFVMDGSQPLDPRKTIFVGGVPRPLRAIELAMIMDRLYGGVCYAGIDTDPELKYPKGAGRVAFSNQQSYIAAISARFVQLQHGDIDKRVEVKPYVLDDQLCDECQGARCGGKFAPFFCANVTCLQYYCEFCWANIHSRAGREFHKPLVKEGADRPRQIHFRWN, from the exons ATGCAGGATGAGCCTGTGGGGGTGACAACCACGCAGTTACCCCCGTCAACCGAAGAAGAGGACCGCGGCATCGACACGGTCAGACATTCTGCAAGGCAACCGAACCAAACCGACAACCAGCTGAGCTCGTTCACGTCGGATTACAGCCACCTAAACCAGAAGATAGCTTTCCCTGCTTTTGATCGAGAGCCTTTCTGCCCGACGCAGTCCCTCCGTGACCTTCAGCACAGCCGAAAAATACATCAGCAGTTAAGTCAGCACACTGGGTTTATCCCAGCAGAGTTGCCCCCACCCCAGGGACATTTCAGTCACCTGCCGCAGAGGCAGCCCTTCTCCAAACCCAATCGTAGCGTGGCTGACCCCTGCGGCTCTCCTGTGGAAGAGGCTGAAGCCGATGCTGCATCGCCATCGCCCTCTTCCGTAAACATAAACAAGATCCAAATGGACTCCCCCATCACCCACCATTTAAATAACGGCaatggcagcagcagcaccggCAACATGTTGTCCGGAGGTCTCGGCGCCGCTTTCCCGAACCTCCCCAGCCAGGAGATGCAGAGCGCCAGCGGGGGCTCGTCCTCACCTTCGCTCCCCGGGTTCGGCACCCCTTGGTCCGTCCAGACCAGCTCCTCACCCCCACCAGTGCCCAACTCTATCAATCCCATCCACGCGAACGCCATCAACCAGATGCCCAGCACGGACTCTGAGAACAGCTTCTATCCAGGTGTCCCTTCCTCCATCAACCCGGCCTTCTTCCAGAGTTTTTCGCCGGTGTCAGCTAATCCGTGCGCCGGGATTAATGTGCAGGGCTTCAGCGGTCCTTTCTCGCCTCAGATAAATGTCCCTCAGCAGCCGCAGAGTCGCAGGTCCCCGGTCAGTCCCCAGATGCACCCCCAGCAGGGCGCCTTCCTGCAGCAGAGGAACAATTACAACCAACACCAG CCCATGGTGAAGCCGTCTCCGTGGGGCAGTCACCAGGGGAACGGCTGGGGCTCCGGTGGGATGTCTTGGGGCAGGGACCACCGCAGAGGGAGCGGCATGGGTGTACCCGGCTCGGTCAGTCACGTCTCGCCCCTGAAGAAGCCCTTCTCCAGCAACGTCATCGCCCCGCCCAAGTTCCCACGCTCCGGAGGGACGCTGGGGCCCAAGGCCTGGTTAGAGGAGAACATGTTCCGCACAGACAGCAACAGCAACTCCTTGTTGCCCCTGCAG GACCGCTCCCGAATGTACGACAGTCTGAACATGCACTCCCTGGAGAGCTCTCTGATCGACATCATGCGAGCCGAGCAGGATCCGATGAAAG GCCGTGTGGGATGCCCTAACCCAGGGGCTGACGGCCTTCTCATGCTCAATG GCCGCTCCTCCCTCTTTCCTATTGATGACAATCTCCTCGATGATGGCCACAGCAACCAAGGTGTCCCAGGAGTTCTTGGCTCCCCTAACTGTTACCCCCACCAAAACGGGGAACGCATCGAGCGTTTCTCTCGTAAGGTGTTTGTGGGAGGTTTGCCTCCTGACATAGACGAAG ATGAAATCACCTCAAGCTTCCGTCGCTTTGGTCACCTGGTGGTTGACTGGCCACACAAAGCAGAGAGCAAATCCTATTTTCCACCGAAAG GATATGCATTCCTGCTGTTCCAGGAGGAGAGCTCAGTGCAGGCTCTGATTGAGGCCTGCATGGAGGAGGACGGGAAGCTCTACCTGTGTGTCTCCAGCCCCACTATCAAGGACAAACCC GTACAAATTAGACCTTGGAACCTCAGTGACAGTGATTTTGTGATGGACGGATCTCAGCCCCTCGATCCTCGCAAGACCATCTTTGTGGGAGGTGTCCCTCGCCCCCTGAGAGCAA TTGAGCTGGCCATGATTATGGATCGCCTCTATGGTGGAGTGTGCTACGCAGGAATCGACACAGATCCGGAGCTCAAGTACCCCAAGGGGGCGGGACGCGTGGCCTTCTCCAATCAGCAGAGTTACATCGCTGCCATTAGCGCCAGATTCGTCCAGCTGCAGCATGGCGACATTGATAAGCGG gtggaggtgaagcccTACGTCTTGGACGACCAGCTGTGTGATGAGTGCCAGGGTGCACGCTGCGGTGGCAAATTTGCTCCCTTTTTCTGCGCTAATGTCACCTGCCTTCAGTACTACTGCGAGTTCTGCTGGGCCAACATCCACTCCCGCGCGGGACGAGAGTTTCACAAGCCCCTGGTCAAAGAGGGCGCCGACCGGCCCCGCCAGATTCACTTCCGCTGGAACTAG